The following proteins are encoded in a genomic region of Fervidobacterium pennivorans DSM 9078:
- a CDS encoding FAD-dependent oxidoreductase, producing MTLDYDVAVFGAGLAGISAAVTIRRLGKRVILIEQSAVVGGNATAGLVNPFMKFWLDNKTLCGGFFKELIEDLKNRGGIIENCFDSEILKLVLMEKLQDVDVLFRAIPVFVKTSEDGKTRQKRIEHVVVKTSLGNEYEINSSLFIDATGDGSLSYLAGCSYDSGDETTGENQGTTLIFTLSNVDFEKVRESVRRDPDNFFKWVSPNSKVLSVGGYFKEVRRAREEGLNYPVDYFFFNQLPGTGRVTVNTTHVWVKTTDDFELSKALKELYKQVETVYIFAKHYVPGFENCYIEKIATYPGVRESRRIRGLYSFSGDDVMNKRKFKDAAVKAVYGIDVHKRTQESNSKGEFEVPMDEDYYEIPIRSLISKDFVNLGIVGRNFSGTFLGQSAARIMATCSDMGEAIGRIAGVTKGSFYEILGFSEPNNKKEG from the coding sequence ATGACTCTCGATTATGACGTTGCTGTTTTTGGTGCAGGCTTAGCAGGAATAAGTGCTGCTGTAACTATTCGTAGACTCGGAAAAAGAGTAATCTTAATTGAACAAAGTGCCGTTGTTGGTGGTAATGCAACAGCTGGTCTTGTTAATCCATTTATGAAATTTTGGCTTGATAACAAAACACTTTGCGGAGGTTTCTTCAAAGAACTGATAGAAGATCTAAAAAACCGGGGAGGAATAATTGAAAATTGCTTTGACTCAGAAATTCTCAAATTAGTGTTGATGGAAAAATTGCAGGATGTAGACGTACTTTTTAGAGCCATACCTGTATTTGTAAAAACCAGTGAAGATGGCAAAACAAGACAAAAAAGAATAGAGCATGTAGTAGTTAAAACTTCTTTGGGAAACGAGTATGAAATAAATTCCTCACTTTTTATTGATGCTACAGGGGATGGTAGCCTTTCTTATCTTGCAGGTTGTTCGTATGATTCAGGTGACGAGACAACAGGCGAGAACCAAGGGACAACACTTATTTTTACATTGTCAAACGTAGATTTTGAAAAAGTACGCGAATCTGTACGCAGAGATCCTGATAACTTTTTTAAGTGGGTTTCACCTAACTCAAAGGTCTTATCGGTAGGGGGTTACTTTAAGGAGGTGAGAAGAGCAAGGGAAGAAGGTCTAAACTATCCGGTCGACTACTTCTTTTTCAACCAGCTTCCAGGAACAGGTAGAGTTACAGTTAACACAACTCATGTCTGGGTTAAAACAACTGATGATTTCGAACTCTCAAAAGCCCTAAAAGAACTATATAAACAAGTTGAGACAGTGTACATATTTGCCAAGCATTATGTACCTGGTTTTGAGAACTGCTATATTGAAAAAATAGCAACATATCCCGGGGTCCGTGAAAGTCGTCGTATACGCGGACTTTACAGTTTTTCTGGTGACGATGTTATGAATAAAAGAAAATTCAAAGATGCAGCTGTCAAAGCCGTATATGGTATCGATGTTCATAAAAGGACTCAGGAGAGTAACTCGAAAGGTGAGTTTGAGGTTCCAATGGATGAAGACTATTATGAAATACCAATAAGGTCACTTATTTCCAAGGACTTTGTAAACTTAGGCATCGTCGGGCGTAATTTTTCTGGAACGTTCTTAGGTCAATCCGCCGCAAGAATAATGGCAACCTGCTCGGACATGGGGGAAGCAATTGGGCGCATAGCAGGCGTTACGAAAGGCAGTTTTTACGAAATATTAGGATTTAGCGAACCAAATAACAAGAAGGAGGGGTAA
- a CDS encoding ABC transporter substrate-binding protein: protein MRKIFLMIFVLITVLGVCKTITLEFWTLSLSPTFDAYIKEMIADFEKNNPGIKINWLDIPYASAVQKLTASIAAGQGPDVVNLNTTWAVDFAVQGALIPVDNLVPPITIKQYWERLWNATVVNGRAYAFPWYASTPILMYNKDLFKKAGLDPAKPPKTWDEVLEYSRIIRSKLDIYGFEPNIIAIDELLLEGVPIVTPDGKKAAFNTPEAVAKLEWFQKAYRENLMPRSLGGYGEGREFYQQGKIAMYPAGLTMLKHIEINSPNIFKVTEVAPYPVGKAGIVKVSLMNLAIPITCKYPKEAAKFAAHVTSPKWQIEFSKYATVIPSTIQGLETSEYFRQRVKAGDLNAKAMYMASLSMKNAVDLNAPAVIGVPANKLPDVRKVLQDYWMKAIKGELSAKEALSLAEKEVNAILGK, encoded by the coding sequence ATGAGAAAGATTTTTTTGATGATTTTTGTTCTTATCACAGTACTTGGAGTATGTAAGACAATAACACTTGAATTTTGGACACTTTCTTTAAGTCCCACCTTTGATGCCTACATAAAAGAAATGATCGCAGATTTTGAAAAGAACAATCCAGGTATTAAAATCAACTGGTTGGATATTCCATATGCCTCTGCAGTCCAAAAGCTAACCGCATCCATTGCAGCAGGACAAGGTCCAGATGTTGTAAACCTCAATACAACGTGGGCCGTGGATTTTGCTGTGCAGGGTGCTCTGATACCTGTGGACAACCTGGTTCCACCAATCACCATTAAACAGTACTGGGAAAGACTATGGAATGCAACAGTAGTAAACGGAAGAGCTTACGCTTTTCCATGGTATGCATCAACTCCTATATTAATGTACAATAAAGACTTGTTCAAAAAAGCTGGTCTTGACCCCGCCAAGCCTCCGAAAACTTGGGATGAAGTCCTTGAATATTCAAGAATCATAAGGTCCAAATTGGATATATACGGTTTTGAGCCAAACATAATTGCTATCGACGAACTTCTCTTAGAAGGCGTACCAATAGTAACACCTGATGGCAAAAAAGCCGCCTTCAACACCCCGGAAGCAGTAGCCAAGTTAGAATGGTTCCAGAAGGCTTACAGAGAAAACCTGATGCCGAGATCACTTGGAGGCTATGGAGAGGGTAGAGAATTCTACCAACAGGGTAAGATAGCGATGTACCCTGCTGGTCTAACTATGTTAAAGCATATAGAAATAAATAGTCCTAATATCTTCAAAGTTACAGAGGTAGCGCCTTATCCTGTTGGAAAAGCTGGAATCGTAAAAGTCTCCTTGATGAATCTCGCAATTCCTATAACTTGTAAATATCCCAAAGAGGCAGCTAAGTTTGCAGCACACGTAACCTCTCCAAAATGGCAGATAGAGTTTAGCAAATATGCCACTGTTATTCCATCAACTATCCAAGGTTTGGAAACAAGTGAATACTTTAGACAACGTGTCAAGGCAGGAGACCTTAATGCCAAAGCCATGTACATGGCAAGTCTTTCTATGAAAAACGCTGTTGACCTTAACGCTCCTGCTGTCATAGGTGTTCCGGCTAACAAGCTTCCAGATGTCCGAAAAGTCCTACAAGACTATTGGATGAAAGCAATCAAAGGCGAATTGAGCGCAAAAGAAGCACTCAGCTTGGCCGAAAAAGAGGTGAACGCAATACTGGGCAAGTAA
- a CDS encoding carbohydrate ABC transporter permease, translating to MITLRARKRQTIIIAVLFLAVPLTLLSIFTYYPIIRGIILSFCDYNMFTKKITWVGLSNYKEIFRNKYFYEALVNILKYLIVVPFIQFVAILTAILVNQKLPGIKFFRTLFYVPVITGSVIVSMTWRWIYNVDGLLNSFLLSIGVIKEPVMWLTDERFALYSVMFVTFWRGIGYYMVIYLAGLQNIPTELYEAAKIDGANSRHLLTKITLPLLKPTMLFCFTISSLAALKVFEEVFLMTQGGSGTTTMMYLIYDYAFVRFKFGLSTATSVIFAGILITFTVINFKFFGPRGEKK from the coding sequence GTGATAACATTGCGTGCAAGAAAAAGACAGACGATAATAATAGCTGTTCTCTTTTTGGCAGTACCTTTGACGTTACTATCCATCTTTACATACTACCCGATAATAAGAGGCATAATTCTCTCCTTTTGTGACTACAACATGTTCACAAAAAAAATAACATGGGTTGGTCTAAGCAATTATAAAGAGATATTTAGGAACAAATACTTTTACGAAGCGCTTGTAAATATCCTTAAATATCTTATCGTAGTTCCGTTTATTCAATTTGTGGCAATTCTTACCGCAATACTTGTAAATCAAAAACTCCCTGGGATTAAATTCTTTCGTACACTTTTCTATGTCCCCGTGATAACTGGTTCAGTTATAGTAAGTATGACTTGGCGGTGGATATACAATGTTGATGGTTTGCTAAACAGCTTTTTGCTCTCAATAGGTGTGATAAAAGAACCGGTAATGTGGTTAACAGACGAACGCTTCGCACTTTATAGTGTTATGTTTGTCACGTTCTGGAGAGGTATTGGTTATTACATGGTCATTTACCTTGCAGGTCTCCAAAATATACCAACTGAACTTTACGAAGCGGCAAAGATTGACGGGGCCAATAGCAGGCATCTATTAACTAAAATTACTTTACCACTTCTTAAGCCAACAATGTTGTTTTGTTTTACTATATCGAGCCTAGCTGCTCTCAAGGTATTTGAAGAAGTTTTCTTAATGACACAGGGCGGTTCGGGAACAACAACAATGATGTACTTGATCTACGACTATGCTTTTGTCAGATTCAAGTTTGGGCTTTCCACAGCAACTTCAGTTATCTTTGCAGGTATTCTAATAACTTTCACGGTGATAAACTTCAAATTCTTTGGACCAAGAGGTGAGAAAAAATGA
- a CDS encoding carbohydrate ABC transporter permease, with product MKIRKLIQTLFSYFILILLAVFFTFPFIWVLSTSFKGPGEDLFTWPPKFIPEHPTFENYITVFKKVPMIRYFANTIIITSLGVAFQVVLAAFAAYPLARLEWKGKELVFKFILLPLLIPMEGALIVNFITILKMGLYDTHLAVVLPSAVSIFGIFLMRQHYLSVPAELEDAARIDGCNEFQVFWKITFPLVRPATAALAIFAFTAYWNSLLWPLIVLRTPAKYPIQVGLSQLSSTFEPNFRTASAAIVIAMIPILVFFYFTQRYFIEGYKGAIIQ from the coding sequence ATGAAAATAAGAAAGCTAATTCAAACGCTTTTTAGCTATTTTATTCTGATATTGTTAGCTGTATTCTTTACTTTCCCTTTTATATGGGTGTTGTCAACATCATTTAAAGGTCCAGGTGAAGACTTATTTACTTGGCCTCCGAAGTTTATTCCGGAACACCCAACATTTGAGAATTATATAACTGTCTTCAAGAAAGTACCGATGATACGATATTTCGCCAACACAATAATAATAACCTCTCTCGGAGTAGCTTTCCAAGTAGTATTAGCTGCATTTGCCGCTTATCCTCTTGCACGACTTGAGTGGAAAGGAAAAGAACTTGTTTTTAAATTCATCTTGCTACCTTTATTGATACCAATGGAAGGTGCGCTGATCGTCAATTTTATAACCATTCTAAAAATGGGATTGTACGATACCCATTTGGCGGTTGTTCTTCCAAGTGCCGTATCAATCTTTGGCATATTTCTAATGCGTCAACATTATCTCTCAGTTCCTGCAGAGCTAGAGGATGCTGCTAGGATAGACGGGTGTAATGAGTTCCAGGTGTTCTGGAAAATAACATTTCCACTTGTTCGACCAGCAACCGCAGCACTTGCAATCTTTGCATTTACAGCCTACTGGAACTCTCTGCTGTGGCCACTTATTGTGCTAAGGACACCTGCAAAATACCCTATTCAGGTTGGGTTGTCTCAGTTGAGTAGCACATTTGAACCGAATTTCAGAACAGCATCGGCTGCTATTGTCATAGCCATGATTCCTATTTTAGTATTCTTTTACTTCACACAAAGGTACTTCATAGAAGGTTACAAGGGAGCAATAATTCAATGA
- a CDS encoding family 10 glycosylhydrolase — MRKIWSRVFCGFLILITTVVTALPSIGILYSPTTEGYYTKPTYDNIIRGVLAVLDYGKLEYEIINTSEVTSIPEYIKLVVDPSNGALSDNEVDLVESYLMKGGKILACYESSLKDAKAKNRGNFAYSKFLGIKFISWDSGKYYNMKPTQLGESVFQTNKSVPLSRGFTFVVEVTQNATPLAIWYTKDGKVSNEKYPYAAVLSPFGIYFGENVFLQAATNEELKSLVLNAITYLLGEPVSTVNPLFYMKASLDEKIYSLEQKLLEYRKKLSKSKLYELQEIIWNLKDAAKKVSDVSELKKLQKTADLLEIQLLPQFNVQLRGIWFDSYAIRDCETPEKLREQIRELSELGFNAVFPEVIYKGMTISPKLSKFPQDPAFRDWKEDPLEIIVDEAKKVGMEVHAWCWVYAVATGGVKTPFMEAHPDWIEKDKFGGIFSKNNTAWLSHANPEVKNYLIDALLEVVQKYEIDGINLDYIRYDGDEFGYEEFAVKRFKEETGIDPFSIEKYSKESVVWQMWREENVNTFVQEFYSKAKKMKNDLIISAAVYPTLSGARMEKKQNWEYWVKKGYLDLLIPMDYRTSVEDLKILFDMQLEYKSDVYLCPGLQLISLDEPKKVIDQISLASDYFKAGFVLFSVSHIKKFSKDYEYFKNAMSKKAITPFRKMEELVVAFDEALKSELQIFAENDTVKNDIEVVFSEFEKIKKCKDYAELTESISKAIFTISDNVKNPELALAAVDLLHWMLEIVRPAANRLKPRADFFPQKPKEMVVVDNIVPIPKLAVRQGSSNLNRNLDEWKDAEATGEFLYHDSGQKPDVKTFAKVMYDTENLYVLFICEEPDLSSVKIVSGPRDTRTYLGDSVEVFILKDEKNNTYYHFVVGFDGTIYDEVGYDSKWNGDIVATTWKENNVWYAEIKINMNYLGLSLDDISELRVNLCRNRWKGNDAFYYAWSVTYGTFHTPERFGKFIFGRK, encoded by the coding sequence ATGAGAAAAATTTGGAGTAGAGTTTTTTGCGGTTTCTTGATTTTGATAACCACGGTTGTTACAGCTCTTCCCTCTATTGGAATATTGTACTCACCGACAACAGAAGGTTACTACACAAAACCAACCTATGACAACATAATCCGTGGTGTGCTTGCAGTCTTGGATTATGGCAAATTGGAATACGAAATCATCAATACAAGTGAGGTTACAAGTATCCCCGAATATATAAAGCTTGTTGTTGATCCTTCGAATGGAGCTTTATCCGATAACGAGGTTGACCTTGTTGAATCTTATCTGATGAAAGGTGGAAAAATACTTGCTTGCTACGAAAGCAGTCTTAAAGATGCCAAAGCCAAAAACAGAGGAAACTTTGCATATTCGAAATTCTTGGGTATAAAGTTTATTTCCTGGGATAGTGGAAAATACTATAACATGAAGCCGACTCAATTAGGAGAATCAGTGTTCCAAACTAACAAGAGCGTACCTTTGTCCAGAGGTTTCACATTTGTTGTAGAGGTCACACAAAACGCAACACCTTTGGCAATTTGGTATACCAAAGACGGAAAAGTTTCAAACGAGAAGTACCCTTATGCTGCTGTTCTTTCACCATTCGGTATTTACTTTGGTGAAAATGTCTTCCTGCAGGCAGCAACAAATGAAGAGTTAAAATCCCTGGTGCTGAACGCTATAACTTACTTACTTGGAGAGCCCGTGTCTACAGTTAATCCCCTGTTTTATATGAAGGCATCACTGGATGAAAAGATATACAGTCTTGAACAGAAACTCCTTGAATATAGAAAGAAGTTATCTAAGTCAAAGCTTTACGAATTACAGGAAATCATCTGGAATCTTAAAGACGCCGCGAAGAAGGTCTCTGATGTGTCCGAACTGAAAAAGCTTCAAAAAACAGCAGATTTGCTCGAGATACAACTCTTACCACAGTTCAACGTTCAGTTAAGAGGGATTTGGTTTGATAGTTACGCAATTAGAGATTGCGAAACCCCTGAGAAGTTGCGAGAACAAATAAGAGAGCTTAGCGAATTAGGATTCAATGCTGTGTTTCCTGAAGTTATTTACAAAGGTATGACCATATCTCCAAAACTTTCTAAATTCCCACAAGACCCTGCGTTCAGAGATTGGAAAGAAGACCCATTGGAAATTATAGTTGATGAAGCCAAAAAAGTTGGTATGGAAGTCCATGCATGGTGCTGGGTGTACGCTGTTGCTACTGGTGGGGTGAAAACACCTTTCATGGAAGCTCATCCCGACTGGATTGAAAAAGACAAGTTTGGAGGTATTTTTTCAAAAAACAATACGGCCTGGTTGTCACATGCTAATCCAGAAGTGAAAAACTATCTCATTGACGCACTACTAGAAGTGGTACAAAAATACGAAATCGACGGTATAAATCTGGACTATATACGATATGACGGCGATGAGTTTGGATACGAGGAATTCGCGGTGAAGAGATTCAAAGAAGAAACCGGCATAGATCCGTTCAGTATAGAAAAGTATAGCAAAGAGAGTGTTGTATGGCAAATGTGGCGAGAAGAAAACGTGAACACATTTGTCCAGGAGTTCTATAGTAAAGCTAAAAAAATGAAAAACGATTTGATAATAAGTGCAGCGGTATATCCTACGCTCAGTGGTGCTCGTATGGAAAAAAAGCAAAACTGGGAATACTGGGTAAAAAAAGGATATCTAGACCTCCTTATACCAATGGATTATAGAACCTCGGTTGAAGACCTTAAGATTCTTTTTGACATGCAGTTAGAATACAAGAGCGATGTATACCTCTGCCCTGGACTTCAACTCATATCCTTGGACGAACCCAAGAAAGTCATTGACCAGATTTCCCTTGCGAGTGATTATTTCAAGGCTGGATTTGTCTTGTTCTCTGTCTCTCATATAAAAAAGTTCTCAAAAGATTATGAATACTTTAAAAACGCTATGTCGAAAAAAGCCATAACACCGTTTAGAAAAATGGAAGAATTGGTAGTTGCTTTCGACGAAGCTCTAAAATCAGAACTTCAAATCTTTGCTGAGAACGACACTGTAAAAAATGATATTGAAGTTGTCTTTTCAGAATTTGAGAAAATTAAGAAATGCAAAGATTACGCCGAGCTCACGGAGAGTATTTCGAAAGCAATTTTTACCATATCCGATAATGTAAAAAACCCTGAATTGGCTTTAGCAGCAGTAGATTTGTTGCATTGGATGCTTGAAATCGTGCGTCCAGCAGCAAACAGATTAAAGCCAAGAGCAGATTTCTTTCCACAGAAACCAAAAGAAATGGTCGTGGTTGATAACATAGTTCCAATACCAAAATTAGCAGTTCGGCAAGGCAGTTCAAATCTTAATCGAAATCTTGATGAATGGAAAGATGCAGAAGCTACCGGCGAATTCCTTTACCATGATAGTGGGCAAAAACCTGACGTAAAGACATTTGCAAAGGTCATGTACGACACTGAGAATTTGTATGTTCTTTTCATATGCGAAGAACCGGATCTCAGCTCTGTAAAAATAGTTTCTGGACCACGTGATACTCGTACTTACTTAGGCGACTCTGTTGAGGTCTTTATACTTAAAGATGAAAAGAACAATACTTATTACCACTTTGTCGTAGGCTTCGATGGTACTATTTACGATGAAGTGGGTTACGATAGCAAATGGAACGGCGATATTGTAGCAACCACCTGGAAGGAGAACAATGTGTGGTATGCAGAGATAAAGATTAATATGAATTACTTAGGGTTGTCTTTAGATGATATCTCTGAACTCAGAGTCAATTTGTGCAGAAATCGTTGGAAAGGCAATGATGCGTTTTACTATGCTTGGAGTGTCACTTATGGTACGTTCCACACACCTGAAAGGTTCGGAAAATTTATTTTTGGTAGAAAATAA
- a CDS encoding DUF4127 family protein — translation MRVLFLPIDERFCTKDYFLHLCSSVGIDVLVPEYFGLKKIPADVDYIINWLFENSSNCDIAILSLDMLLHGGLVPSRLDYTQEETLVKRLNVLSLLKRQNTNLKIYVTKSITRIPTYNSMEEEPDYWGYFGKALYEYSLELAKGSKVKKTDIPNWIIEDFLWRRRRNLKIIRETIKLVRSEVIDFLTIMLDDNSEGSLVYKEACELHELVKQQGLSDKIQIRNGADEASLSLLSKSLCDYFGLQPTFKIVYRKPEYAHLVPPYHSDDLDTSTKSHIVGAGGKLTDSEREFDILLYVNNFAPDEPREAPFQENLHEQESHDKLKHLIELALEQSKIIAIADVRYANGSDNILVEELLQRPIDWKSVTYYGWNTAGNTLGSTCAHAVILYFSKVGLLKLNVQDLEKYQSILLLEHWGYQANVRKMLYGEIEKLGYSAGSCLSMIKDEDWAKNFVQENLKPYLEKINRAFKKSWKCSIFFPWHRPFEIGIVLHDTQ, via the coding sequence ATGAGAGTGCTATTTCTTCCTATAGACGAAAGATTTTGCACAAAGGATTATTTCCTACATCTCTGTTCGTCCGTCGGAATAGATGTTCTCGTTCCTGAATATTTCGGTCTTAAGAAAATACCAGCTGACGTTGACTACATAATTAACTGGTTATTTGAGAACTCAAGTAACTGCGATATAGCAATACTATCATTAGACATGCTTTTGCACGGTGGACTTGTCCCTTCGAGGTTGGATTACACACAAGAGGAAACGTTAGTCAAACGGCTGAACGTATTATCTCTGTTAAAAAGGCAAAATACTAACCTAAAAATATACGTAACAAAAAGTATTACAAGAATCCCGACTTATAATTCGATGGAGGAAGAACCAGATTACTGGGGCTATTTTGGAAAAGCACTTTACGAGTATTCGCTTGAACTTGCAAAGGGGTCGAAAGTAAAAAAGACAGATATTCCAAATTGGATTATTGAGGACTTTTTGTGGAGAAGAAGGAGAAATCTGAAAATAATAAGAGAAACCATCAAACTTGTTCGGTCAGAGGTTATAGATTTTCTTACCATCATGCTCGATGACAACTCTGAAGGAAGCCTTGTTTACAAGGAAGCTTGCGAACTTCATGAGCTGGTCAAGCAACAAGGATTAAGCGACAAAATACAAATCAGAAATGGAGCAGATGAAGCTTCTTTAAGTTTGCTTTCGAAATCTCTGTGTGATTACTTTGGTCTCCAACCAACCTTCAAAATTGTTTACAGGAAACCAGAGTACGCCCATCTCGTCCCCCCATATCACAGTGACGATTTAGATACGTCAACTAAGTCACATATTGTCGGTGCTGGAGGAAAGTTAACCGACTCAGAACGTGAATTTGATATATTGCTTTACGTAAACAACTTCGCTCCGGACGAACCAAGGGAAGCACCTTTTCAAGAAAACTTACATGAACAAGAAAGTCACGACAAATTGAAGCACTTGATAGAGTTAGCCCTTGAGCAAAGCAAAATAATAGCTATTGCAGACGTAAGATATGCAAACGGCTCAGATAATATTTTAGTCGAAGAACTTTTGCAAAGGCCAATTGATTGGAAAAGCGTAACTTACTATGGTTGGAATACTGCCGGTAACACCCTTGGATCAACATGTGCACACGCTGTAATACTTTACTTCAGCAAGGTTGGGTTGCTTAAACTAAACGTACAAGATCTGGAAAAATACCAATCTATACTTTTGTTAGAACACTGGGGATATCAAGCTAATGTCAGAAAAATGCTCTATGGAGAAATAGAAAAGCTTGGTTACAGCGCTGGCTCTTGTCTCTCAATGATAAAAGACGAGGATTGGGCTAAGAACTTTGTACAAGAAAATCTTAAACCATACCTTGAGAAGATCAACAGGGCTTTTAAAAAGAGTTGGAAATGTTCCATTTTCTTTCCTTGGCATAGACCTTTCGAAATCGGCATAGTTCTGCACGATACTCAATAA
- a CDS encoding ROK family protein, translating to MGTKIIGIDIGGTTVKGAIYDNGILVDKIVRKTSKTNPLDTAMQIIYQLLTNNKKIAAIGIATAGRVNSNTGEILYATPNLKNWTGRNIKKEVETTLGIPTYVINDAKAATLAEAHVRDVQSLVFLTVGTGLGGGVLIDGKLVDGNFWEAGEIGHTILYPNGRRCNCGKRGCAERYVSMSVIHRYAKVPLNKRAQLINYFKNNEQKVLTAVEKVCSDLAILIDKIFLMIDPELVVVGGGFSELGEGALQILKTKVGIHASKSLYRPEQVELSVFQNDAGLIGASLFAIKNLEEGA from the coding sequence GTGGGAACCAAGATCATAGGAATTGATATAGGGGGAACCACTGTAAAAGGTGCAATATACGATAATGGGATCCTCGTAGATAAGATTGTCCGAAAAACATCAAAAACGAACCCGCTTGACACAGCTATGCAAATTATCTATCAGCTACTCACAAACAATAAAAAAATAGCAGCGATAGGAATTGCAACAGCTGGCAGGGTTAACTCAAATACTGGAGAGATTTTGTACGCCACTCCTAATTTAAAAAATTGGACCGGGAGGAACATTAAAAAAGAGGTTGAAACCACTTTAGGAATACCGACTTATGTTATAAACGATGCTAAAGCAGCAACATTAGCTGAAGCCCATGTTCGAGACGTTCAATCATTAGTTTTCTTAACTGTAGGAACAGGACTTGGTGGTGGAGTTCTCATTGATGGAAAGCTGGTAGACGGAAATTTCTGGGAAGCGGGAGAAATAGGGCATACCATACTATATCCTAATGGCCGCAGATGCAACTGTGGCAAGCGTGGATGTGCTGAGAGATATGTATCGATGAGTGTAATTCACAGATATGCAAAAGTTCCATTGAACAAACGTGCTCAATTGATTAATTATTTTAAAAACAACGAACAAAAAGTCCTGACTGCTGTTGAAAAAGTGTGTTCCGATTTGGCAATCTTGATTGATAAGATATTTCTTATGATTGACCCTGAACTTGTTGTCGTTGGTGGAGGTTTTTCGGAACTGGGCGAAGGAGCTTTACAAATACTTAAAACTAAAGTTGGAATTCATGCTTCTAAATCACTTTATCGACCTGAACAAGTCGAGCTTAGCGTTTTTCAAAACGATGCAGGGCTCATCGGTGCTTCTCTTTTCGCTATAAAAAATCTTGAGGAGGGAGCATAA
- a CDS encoding MurR/RpiR family transcriptional regulator, which yields MAKDIFTLLTYQRGVLTKKEKIIAQYVLENVEEVVHMSITELSELLGVGEGTIVRFCQKLGFQGFHSFKIFLAKSIPNNKSENGALSSGDILSQIKINHVTAIEQTYELLSSSKDVLMKCAEIVSTCRKLYTVGVGASGATALDAYYKFMRIGIDAFFSQDAHLVAMVLSSSTSEDVLLTFSQSGSTSVIIDLAKLAKENNTKVIAVTGHKRSPLADIADYVLLTPIREAPFESGAIRSKISQLHVLEALFEMTKQTMKDKATQCVQRTARAVEKWIY from the coding sequence ATGGCTAAAGACATCTTTACACTTTTAACTTATCAGCGTGGTGTTCTTACTAAAAAGGAAAAAATTATTGCACAATACGTTTTAGAAAATGTTGAAGAAGTTGTACATATGAGTATTACAGAACTTTCTGAGCTTTTAGGTGTTGGTGAAGGCACAATTGTTCGATTCTGCCAAAAACTCGGTTTTCAAGGTTTCCATTCGTTCAAAATCTTCCTTGCAAAAAGCATACCAAATAACAAAAGTGAAAATGGTGCTCTTTCATCGGGGGATATACTTTCACAGATTAAAATAAATCACGTTACTGCTATTGAACAAACATACGAGCTACTCAGCTCATCCAAAGATGTTCTAATGAAGTGTGCTGAGATAGTTTCCACATGCAGAAAACTTTACACTGTTGGTGTTGGAGCCTCTGGCGCAACTGCACTGGATGCGTACTATAAATTCATGCGAATAGGTATCGATGCATTCTTTTCTCAAGACGCACATTTAGTAGCTATGGTCCTGTCAAGTTCTACGTCAGAGGATGTTCTTCTTACCTTTTCTCAGAGCGGTTCAACATCAGTCATTATAGACTTAGCAAAATTAGCAAAGGAAAATAACACTAAAGTTATTGCAGTAACGGGTCACAAAAGGTCTCCCCTTGCTGATATTGCTGATTATGTCCTACTGACACCCATTCGTGAAGCACCTTTTGAAAGTGGTGCAATAAGGTCAAAGATATCACAACTGCACGTTTTAGAAGCTCTGTTTGAGATGACAAAACAAACCATGAAAGACAAGGCAACTCAATGTGTGCAACGAACTGCTCGTGCTGTAGAAAAATGGATCTATTAA